A genomic stretch from Strongyloides ratti genome assembly S_ratti_ED321, chromosome : 1 includes:
- a CDS encoding Homeobox domain and Homeodomain-like-containing protein, translating to MMDSQNISIKVIIKPVLKIQNSNDTFLFEAEMDKIVVINSSTLIKNVRSEIMDKIGLHHLTSNSQVYIQFPGPKYFTFESFFPNLDVNIGVVKNLFGDALTVRISPIGDPKDFSEVEMKKTICCNLLQLLLKKYPFIKEYIENPLIHEIIESVNLSSDIKLSYQSILQLNQMIEEEIKSFKPNENELNLFLANNIIDIHNLPTPPLTINDMICKEENDTSKSSEISKDNSSSDEKNDSLLKNFFQTIPHQENMIKNIFNPPTKQHYYSRCRVSFDPVKETPLLERWYQTTKTPSFFQLQQYASHLNELSSRTTNAKITSHNIKIWFKNRRAKDNRVSKLLEAKK from the exons atgatggatagtcaaaatatttctattaaagTTATCATTAAACCTGtcttaaaaattcaaaattcaaatgatacatttttatttgaagcAGAAATGGATAAAATTGTTGTTATTAATTCTAgtactttaataaaaaatgttcgTTCAGAGATTATGGATAAAATAGGACTACATCATTTAACATCTAATTCtcaag tttatatacaatttcctggtccaaaatattttacttttgaGTCTTTCTTTCCAAATCTGGATGTTAATATTGGagtagttaaaaatttatttggaGATGCTTTGACTGTTAGAATTTCACCTATTGG agaTCCTAAAGATTTTAGTGAGGTTGAAAtgaaaaaaacaatttgttGTAATCTACTTCAATTACTTCTTAAAAAGTATCcatttattaaagaatatattgaaaatcCTCTTATTCAT gAAATTATTGAGAGTGTAAACCTCTCATCAGATATAAAACTTTCATATCAATCAATTTTACAACTTAATCAAATGATAGAGGaagaaataaaatcatttaaaccaaatgaaaatgaattaaatttatttcttgcAAATAATATCATTGATATACATAATCTACCAACACCACcattaacaataaatgatATGATTTGTAAAGAGGAAAATGATACATCAAAATCTTCAGAAATATCAAAGGACAATTCATCGTCTGATGAGAAGAAtgattcattattaaaaaattttttccaaaCTATTCCTCATCAagaaaatatgataaaaaatatttttaacccTCCAACGAAACAACACTACTATTCTAGATGTAGAGTGTCATTTGATCCAGTTAAAGAAACACCACTTCTTGAAAGATGGTATCAAACAACTAAAACACCATCTTTTTTCCAACTACAACAATATGCATCTCACCTTAATGAGTTGTCGAGTCGTACTACAAATGCTAAAATAACAAgtcataatataaaaatatggtTTAAGAATAGAAGAGCAAAAGACAACCGAGTTAGTAAATTATTAGaagcaaaaaaataa
- a CDS encoding Uncharacterized Golgi apparatus membrane protein-like protein CG5021 has product MATPFDQNMTIGGQNYGNTSASTASLIESWKKLKHPWVSLAHVVCRISPILFYVFSNLLQTGFIIQMVTFLVLITLDFWIVKNISGRLLVGLRWWAQTDDEGKTKWVYEQAENTSLYDPIESKLFWGVLFLAPIMWGFFVIVDFFTFKWVWMILAGMGFVMSSINAYGYIKCRWTSTSEITNYFSKIALLSLLRRNYQQPPAPQKPTEIV; this is encoded by the coding sequence ATGGCGACTCCATTTGATCAAAATATGACGATTGGTGGACAAAATTATGGAAACACATCTGCATCCACAGCGTCATTAATCGAATCATGGAAAAAACTAAAACATCCATGGGTATCATTGGCACATGTTGTTTGTAGAATATCACcgatattattttatgtattttcTAATCTTTTACAAACCGGTTTTATAATTCAAATGGTGACATTCTTAGTCTTAATAACATTAGATTTTTGGATTGTCAAGAATATTTCAGGAAGACTTTTGGTTGGCCTTCGTTGGTGGGCTCAAACTGATGATGAAGGAAAAACAAAATGGGTTTATGAACAAGCTGAGAATACATCTTTGTATGATCCAATTGAAAGTAAACTTTTCTGGGGTGTTCTTTTTCTTGCACCAATTATGTGGGGATTCTTTGTTATAGTGGATTTTTTTACGTTTAAATGGGTATGGATGATATTAGCTGGAATGGGCTTTGTTATGTCATCTATTAATGCTTATggatatattaaatgtagATGGACCAGTACATCTGAAATAACAAATTACTTCTCAAAGATAgctttattatcattattaaggAGAAATTATCAACAACCTCCTGCACCACAGAAACCAACAGAGATTGTTTAG
- a CDS encoding LD19812p, which yields MNIRQAEPEDYIRIQNCNLMCLPENYQMKYYIYHSLSWPQLSYVAEDLNGEIVGYVLAKMEEDPEEEPHGHITSLAIKRSYRRLGLAQKMMNLTSRAMIENYNARFVSLHVRVGNKAALNLYRQTLKFEISEIEPKYYADGEDAYAMRRDLVSFAITNDIEPANKETFLKEKETKNEKKH from the exons atgAATATCCGTCAAGCTGAACCTGAAGATTATATACGTATACAAAATTGTAATCTAATGTGTCTACCAgaaaattatcaaatgaaatattatatttatcattcttTATCATGGCCACAATTATCTTATGTTGCTGAGGatttaaat gGTGAAATTGTTGGGTATGTCTTAGCCAAAATGGAAGAAGATCCAGAGGAGGAACCTCATGGACATATAACATCTTTAGCCATAAAACGTAGTTACCGGCGTCTTGGATTAGCTCAAAAGATGATGAATCTCACTTCTAGGGCTATGATTGAAAATTACAATGCTCGTTTTGTTTCATTACATGTTCGTGTTGGAAATAAAGCAGCTTTAAATCTTTATAGacaaacattaaaatttgagATAAGTGAAATTGAACCAAAATATTATGCTGACGGTGAGGATGCTTATGCTATGAGGAGAGATTTGGTGTCTTTTGCCATTACCAATGATATTGAACCAGCTAATAaggaaacatttttaaaagaaaaagaaacaaaaaatgaaaaaaaacattaa
- a CDS encoding Nuclear export mediator factor NEMF — protein MGIEEKIKEIEKEISRTQKNKATENHLGMLRSKLVRLQKMLAQEKAKAPVINEEPKVEEEDKLKDIQINISGVKNRFSSLDILAIIHDLKTLKGMRVINVYDIDSKTYLIKLHKPDGKAVILFESGIRIHKTQYDWPKQMFPSSFSMKFRKHIRQKRLEDVRQIGLDRVVDLRFGDEDRACHVIIELYDRGNVLLTDHNYTILNILRPRTDKDQDVRYAVRERYPLELAQYKKKIPNTVDMIEALMKAKKGSQTKRIISPLTNFGPALIEHALILQGFPPNSQIGVHLEANENDATKIYRAILYALDEFDKIKDSPSKGYITYQNIKKIDGSDMEKFIEYHPMKFSQFTGENSKVLVKEYNEFSEAVDEFYSKLDSQKSEKRALQIEKDALKKVENVKKDHEERLKNLVISQASKKEKAERIEINVELIDQALLVIQSAIANQMSWEDIEEMTKQGQEQGNEIAKSIVGFDLKNNKIIMRLPDNFDPDNQPMNIAIDINLTANQNAREYYTDKKLAAVKETKTLQASEKAIKSAHVKAQQTLNQVKANVEVLRSKKSYWFEKFYWFISSENYLIIGGRDAQQNELIVKKYFRPSDIYVHADLHGASSVVIRNPYHGKDIPPKTLNEAGTMAICYSAAWEAKVVSNAWWVRHDQVSRTAPTGEYLPTGSFMIRGKKNYLPTSQLVMGFGVIFRIDDDSIERHKDDRKNNLLEIEEEYVDNDEEFPDVKVNINLNEKKTDDEYVVIQLGPTNLSKKKELSEREKYLKDKKKKEQEILKAKKEKKKEHGVKGKKKNKKGNKKEDEEWDKLEKKATDIIKEVIAFQSHPESDKEDEDDGSDYSEEIVTVDEIKNLKIKDNENDNDKEQNKKESKGRHEEPEEVSDDEDDEKKDDDLSIINMLVGNPLPEDELLGSLIVVAPYQTLQNYKYRVKLTPGTGKRGKAAKQAVDLFLKEKNSSAAEKKLIKVLQTNEEVARNIPGKVKVSAPQLFANKKSK, from the exons ATGGGTATcgaagaaaaaataaaggaaattgaaaaagaaatatcaagaacacaaaaaaataaagctaCTGAGAATCATCTTGGTATGCTTAGATCAAAATTGGTTCGTCTTCAGAAAATGTTGGCTCAAGAAAAGGCCAAAGCTCCAGTTATTAATGAAGAACCTAAAGTTGAAGAGGAAGATAAGCTTAAAGATATTCAAATTAATATt AGTGGTGTAAAAAATAGATTTTCATCTCTGGATATTCTTGCTATAATTCATGAtctaaaaacattaaaaggAATGCGTGTTATAAATGTCTATGACATTGATTCAAAGACATATCTTATAAAGCTTCATAAGCCTGATGGTAAAGCTGTTATTTTGTTTGAAAGTGGTATTAGAATACATAAAACTCAATATGATTGGCCAAAACAAATGTTTCCGTCATCATTTTCAATGAAATTTCGTAAACATATTAGGCAAAAAAGATTGGAGGATGTCAGACAAATAGGTTTAGATAGGGTTGTTGATTTAAGATTTGGGGACGAAGATCGTGCTTGCCATGTAATCATTGAGTTGTATGATAGGGGTAATGTTCTTTTAACTGATCATAACTATACAATCTTAAATATTCTTAGACCAAGAACAGATAAAGATCAAGATGTTAGATATGCTGTCAGAGAGAGATATCCATTAGAACTTGctcaatataaaaaaaaaattcctaACACCGTTGATATGATTGAAGCTTTAATGAAAGCAAAGAAAGGATCCCAGacaaaaagaataatttctCCATTGACAAATTTTGGTCCTGCTTTAATTGAACATGCATTAATTTTACAGGGATTTCCTCCAAATTCTCAGATTGGTGTTCATTTAGAAGCAAATGAGAATGATGCAACTAAAATTTATAGAGCAATTTTATATGCTTTAGATGAATTTGATAAAATCAAAGATTCTCCTTCAAAAGGTTACATAACATAtcaaaatatcaaaaaaattgatgGTAGTGATATGGAAAAATTTATCGAATATCATCCAATGAAATTTTCTCAATTTACAGGAGAAAATAGTAAAGTATTAGTTAAGGAATATAATGAATTTAGTGAAGCTGTGGAtgaattttattcaaaattagATAGTCAAAAAAGTGAGAAACGTGCTTTACAGATTGAGAAAGAtgctttaaaaaaagttgaaaatgtaaaaaaagatCATGAAGAgagattaaaaaatttagttataTCACAAGCttctaaaaaagaaaaagctGAGAGAATTGAAATTAATGTTGAGTTAATTGATCAAGCTTTACTTGTTATTCAATCAGCTATAGCAAATCAAATGTCTTGGGAAGATATAGAAGAAATGACTAAACAGGGCCAAGAACAAGGAAATGAGATTGCAAAGTCTATTGTAggatttgatttaaaaaataataaaattattatgagATTACCAGATAATTTTGATCCAGATAATCAACCAATGAATATAGCtattgatattaatttaactGCCAACCAAAATGCTCGAGAATATTATACTGATAAAAAACTTGCTGCAGTTAAAGAAACAAAAACATTACAAGCTTCTGAGAAAGCCATTAAATCTGCTCATGTTAAAGCACAACAAACATTAAATCAAGTTAAGGCTAATGTTGAAGTATTAAGAAGTAAAAAATCATATTGGtttgaaaagttttattgGTTCATATCTTCTGAGAATTATCTTATTATTGGTGGCAGAGATGCTCAACAAAATGAGCtcattgttaaaaaatactttCGACCAAGTGACATTTATGTTCATGCTGATTTACATGGTGCCTCTTCAGTTGTCATTAGAAATCCATATCATGGTAAAGATATACCACCCAAAACATTAAATGAAGCTGGAACAATGGCTATCTGTTATTCAGCAGCATGGGAAGCTAAAGTCGTTTCTAATGCTTGGTGGGTAAGACATGATCAAGTATCAAGAACAGCTCCAACTGGAGAATACCTTCCAACGGGTTCTTTTATGATTagaggtaaaaaaaattatttacctACTTCACAACTTGTAATGGGTTTTGGAGTAATATTTAGAATTGATGATGACTCAATTGAAAGACATAAAGatgatagaaaaaataatcttttagaAATTGAGGAAGAATATGTTGATAATGATGAAGAATTTCCAGATgttaaagtaaatataaatttaaatgaaaaaaaaactgatGATGAGTATGTTGTCATTCAACTTGGTCCAACAAATTTatcaaagaaaaaagaattatctgaaagagaaaaatatctaaaagataaaaagaaaaaggaacaagaaattttaaaagcaaaaaaagaaaagaaaaaagaacaTGGAGTTAAAgggaagaaaaaaaataaaaagggTAACAAAAAGGAGGATGAAGAATGGGATAAACTGGAGAAAAAGGCAACagatattattaaagaagTTATAGCATTTCAAAGTCATCCAGAATCTGACAAGGAAGATGAAGATGACGGTAGTGACTACAGTGAAGAAATCGTAACTGTagatgaaattaaaaatttgaaaataaaagataatgaaaatgataatgacaaagaacaaaataaaaaagaatctaAAGGAAGACATGAAGAACCAGAAGAAGTTTCAGATGACGAAGATGATGAAAAGAAAGATGATGACTTATCAATAATTAACATGCTTGTAGGAAATCCACTTCCAGAAGATGAACTTCTTGGATCATTAATTGTAGTAGCACCTTATCAAACActtcaaaattataaatatcgTGTGAAATTAACTCCAGGAACAGGTAAAAGAGGTAAAGCAGCAAAACAAGCAGTAGATTTATTCTTAAAAGAGAAAAACTCTTCAGCAGCTGAGAAGAAATTAATCAAAGTCTTACAAACAAATGAAGAAGTAGCAAGAAATATTCCAGGAAAAGTAAAAGTTTCAGCACCCCAATTATTTGCCAATAAGAAATCTAAATag
- a CDS encoding F-box domain-containing protein: MSSNNIISNFSITSLPSEVIKIILQNTDWKTIYNMRLVSKFFNSLILTNFESLPKPLMTGLSISSTTKLDGTMYIEFFYLYENEYIKVEDIYIPNQNSEPKVMKIESFLKKMNLKYIVNFEIIVTGETIIFDILNKYFKDETIIDSLQINIQKSSCFKSFSIFIQKIKYVTYLWLNKLCFLNQSIPLNYTLPMIECLNNLCLVECECTKFVNSKMIMNLYRNNKNLKRILVFSNCTDFEVKLIQCIGERQSSCDGTKNCHGNCYIYLPLRNDMIFGSRMENYFPPNMYDISYPLEIDNTIIGVKECSKCLVNCGIALCLQIPTYLSDTNCNFIFDRTLFIDDNFYID, translated from the exons atgtcttcaaataatattatctcCAATTTTTCAATTACTTCACTTCCTTCtgaagttataaaaataattttacaaaatactGATTggaaaacaatttataatatgagattagtatcaaaattttttaattcactTATATTAACTAATTTTGAAAGTTTGCCAAAACCATTAATGACAGGTCTTTCAATTTCAAGTACTACCAAATTAGATGGTACAATGtatatagaatttttttatctatatgaaaatgaatatataaaagttgaGGATATCTATATTCCTAATCAAAAT agTGAACCAAAAGTAATGAAAATCGAAagttttcttaaaaaaatgaatttaaaatatatagtaaaCTTTGAAATAATAGTTACTGGtgaaacaataatatttgacATTCTTAATAAGTATTTCAAAGATGAAACAATAATTGACAGCTTACAAATTAACATTCAAAAATCTTCatgttttaaaagtttttcaatttttattcaaaaaattaaatatgtaaCATATTTATGGTTAAAcaaattatgttttttaaatcaatctATACCCTTAAATTATACACTACCAATGATTgaatgtttaaataatttatgtcTTGTTGAATGTGAATGTACAAAATTTGTCAATTcaaaaatgataatgaatTTATATCGCAATAACAAAAATCTTAAACGTATTCTTGTATTTTCAAATTGTACTGATTTTGAAGTTAAATTAATACAATGTATAGGAGAAAGACAATCCTCATGTGATGGTACAAAAAATTGCCATGgtaattgttatatttatctaCCATTAAGAAATGATATGATTTTTGGAAGTAGAatggaaaattattttcctCCTAATATGTATGATATTTCTTATCCACTTGAAATTGATAACACAATTATAGGTGTTAAAGAATGTAGTAAATGTTTAGTTAATTGTGGAATTGCTTTATGTCTCCAAATACCAACATATTTAAGTGATActaattgtaattttatttttgatagaacattatttattgatgATAACTTCTACATTGattaa
- a CDS encoding Protein NRDE2 homolog — MSLFPGYGDSDDDNYDNREAEKIIEKVVEKDVILPDRKDKEIEKKRKRRESSSISDSSSSNSSSERLRKRKKKRDERKLRKKLRKEKRKKYKQKYYSYSSDDEEFDKNKSLKRRKAPSIEKEIPKKTKIIPCFDEFRSEKTTLPNNLLISNDNAVENNEVILNIVKKNSQTNVVKNDIKISSLKEKETKEIKLKSERDLLKNLIDNNPKDLAVWLKFIELQEEESKFRGHSVTVASDLKLAIIENALKNVGSKCVELKIEKLKCLTKLEDYSIAIKQWDIYLIQHPNSLLLWDYIINATLFNFSKFSVHVCLQIMVDCYNTLAKLLRGEIITHKAEPGTEKFLADLLIKIIKLHFQFGYTEIAMCLITYFFEFNFFKPTVLENKSHKEVVDLFVKFLSCECPKAGFEGAIGWNNCFLKHMSSQKSGNLKNISEESTTEKDNRYKNKEKELDKNMSHSMINSNNLKNDGSLDIASYNFKMNEHSQYAYTKSNKNQMEISIAVETMEYKTPKQFQVPPSQNSFPQVSRISNNQIRIEDGLSVDSETSESSEGTVVSYYTYSNDSVVTDNQQVTGLSSQLQTNINRPNHLEMLVPQNYQSQNYQLQNYQPQNFQSQNRQIQNFQSRNRQIQNYQPQNRQIHNRQPQYYQPQNHQSQNYQSQNRQLQNHQLQNYQPQNRQPQNYQLQNYQEQFVDSLNHSPQNFNDQVYLQQQINNISNIQQVLSIPSRPQNLNQINLSPTNFNQTNLNLVNLNQPNLDIININRENLDLINSNGVDFDQVNFNPTNLDRINLNQTNLDVINSNPIDFDPANLNRTNLNIINLNQANLDLVNSIPTNLNHTNFNQINLDTINSSPTNFDPTYLNQINLNQANLNLINSNGTNFDQVNFNPTNLNQRNSNPANLNQINNSLNSNIHHQNNLAYTIQEPKRIIIKDTLNERSHFTAKINHNIIPEKTCIASTSNKSIVNEKQNDISSNEISSTSKYIGDFQNICKTIYIDTHSSNKNKVKKVSEEYSMPTPNPFATSRSDNIINFSKIDYRRDLIPKDELPVSPASEVIPEVNDQIDNIIVSDKIIEENLSIDDYIKQEDEYCLLAQKENHPLSKVWITIEQIREKYNYFQITSGEYDNGDKDRHVDFKKSIYYSLFTFSSKIKEYILRQILKIFKVDIDRVLGGFNEPDIYSLFDKMNIKIIDTHPPYESLKFMERLFKFMGERENCNNEELEKIVFAIYKIIVRYGKNLEYENKGNEKFAKILKDNFINNVSLYELFYDSRFMNNIDLALDKVDIKVLSIIYQPTISERQKCFTKVDLVNYIVSFLMTGSVISKDEVQNDVHYKTMASEQLFVLHNYENTNYKFFYDWKLDDLKYISGLIMILKYQMFSDVKFSLNIIQFLEKKYSHERLETLEELFLLQEEIYADYYEKQSKVYEPAYDIFIVESLKKYPKFINLLMVYLRRSSIHKDIHIDTSFIESLQISKLPKMMAIIYNELLIFQKKFNQYANNDGTIFPNFDKLRQVILKYVDEITKMTLSPLIWKLLLQLEHKYGNKESLKRSFLKGLESAGWSKDFYIDYLSYDSSAFDNVFQLFIEKGFRIRCLKEELPVLLQ, encoded by the exons atGTCATTATTTCCTGGATATGGTGATAGTGACGATGATAATTATGATAATCGAGAAGCTGAAAAGATAATAGAAAAAGTTGTTGAAAAAGATGTAATATTACCTGATAGAAAAGATAAGGAAATTGAGAAAAAACGAAAAAGAAGAGAAAGTTCTAGTATTTCTGATTCTTCATCTAGTAATAGCAGTTCAGAAAGattaagaaaaagaaaaaagaaaagggATGAAAGGAAGTTAAGAAAGAAATTAAggaaagaaaaaagaaagaagtataaacaaaaatattattcttattCAAGTGATGACGaagaatttgataaaaataaatcactTAAAAGAAGAAAGGCACCATCAATAGAAAAGGAAATACctaaaaaaactaaaataataCCATGCTTTGATGAATTTAGATCTGAAAAAACTACACTGCCTAACAATTTATTGATATCTAATGATAATGCTGTAGAAAATAAtgaagttattttaaatattgttaaaaaaaattcgcAAACAAATGTcgtaaaaaatgatataaaaatatcttctCTCAAGgaaaaagaaacaaaagagataaaattaaaatcagAACGTGATTTGTTGAAGAAtcttattgataataatccGAAAGATCTTGCAGTTtggttaaaatttattgaactTCAAGAGGAGGAATCAAAATTTAGAGGTCATTCTGTAACTGTTGCTTCTGATTTAAAATTAGCAATAATTGAAAATGCGTTGAAGAATGTTGGTAGTAAGTGTGTTGAACTAAAAATTgagaaattaaaatgtttaactAAGTTGGAAGATTATAGTATAGCTATAAAACAATGGGACATTTATCTTATTCAACATCCTAACAGTTTATTATTGTGggattatattataaatgcaacactttttaatttttctaaattttctGTTCATGTATGTTTGCAAATAATGGTTGATTGTTATAATACATTAGCAAAATTATTACGTGGTGAAATAATTACACATAAAGCAGAGCCTGGAACAGAAAAGTTTTTAGCTGatttgttaattaaaattattaaattacacTTTCAATTTGGATATACAGAAATTGCAATGTGTttaattacatatttttttgaatttaatttttttaaacctactgttttagaaaataaatcaCATAAAGAAGTTGTTGATTTGTTTGTCAAGTTTCTAAGTTGTGAATGTCCAAAAGCTGGATTTGAAGGCGCTATTGGATggaataattgttttttaaaacatatgaGTTCTCAGAAATCaggtaatttaaaaaatatttcagaAGAATCAACTACAGAAAAGGATAAtcgttataaaaataaagaaaaagaattagATAAGAACATGTCTCATTCAATGATAAATTCaaataatcttaaaaatgACGGAAGTCTAGATATAGCTAGTTATAATTTCAAAATGAATGAACATTCTCAATATGCATATACTAAATCAAACAAAAATCAGATGGAAATATCAATAGCAGTTGAAACAATGGAATATAAAACGCCAAAACAATTTCAAGTTCCACCATCTCAAAATTCTTTCCCTCAGGTATCAAGGATCTCAAATAATCAGATTAGAATAGAAGATGGTTTGAGCGTTGATTCTGAAACATCTGAATCATCTGAAGGAACTGTAGTATCATATTATACATATTCAAATGATAGTGTTGTAACTGATAATCAACAAGTAACTGGATTATCCTCTCAGTTACAGACAAATATTAATCGTCCCAATCACTTAGAAATGCTTGTTCCTCAAAATTATCAATCACAAAATTATCAACTACAAAACTATCAACCACAAAACTTTCAATCACAAAATCGTCAAATACAAAACTTTCAATCACGAAATCGTCAAATACAAAACTATCAACCACAAAATCGTCAAATACATAATCGTCAACCACAATATTATCAACCTCAGAATCACCAATCACAAAACTATCAATCACAGAATCGTCAACTACAAAATCACCAACTACAAAACTATCAACCACAAAATCGTCAACCCCAAAATTACCAACTACAAAACTATCAAGAACAGTTTGTTGATTCATTAAATCATTCACCTCAAAATTTTAACGATCAAGTTTATTTACAACAACAAATTAATAACATCTCAAATATTCAACAAGTATTATCAATTCCTTCACGTCCACAAAATTtgaatcaaataaatttgagTCCCACAAATTTTAACCAAACAAACTTGAATTTGGTAAATTTGAATCAACCAAATTTGgacataataaatataaatcgAGAAAATTTGGATTTAATAAATTCGAATGGAGTAGATTTTGATCAAGTAAATTTTAATCCAACAAATTTAGATAGAATAAATTTGAATCAAACAAATTTGGATGTAATAAATTCGAATCCAATAGATTTTGATCCAGCAAATTTGAATCGAAcgaatttgaatataataaatttaaatcaaGCAAATTTGGATCTAGTAAATTCGATTCCAACAAATTTGAACCACACAAACtttaatcaaataaatttggATACAATAAATTCAAGTCCAACGAATTTTGATCCAACATATTtgaatcaaataaatttaaatcaaGCAAATTTGAATTTAATAAACTCGAATGGAACAAATTTCGATCAAGTGAATTTTAATCCAACAAATTTGAATCAAAGAAATTCGAATCCAGCCAATTtgaatcaaataaataattctttaaacTCTAATATTCATCATCAGAACAATTTAGCATACACAATACAAGAACCAAAAAGGATTATCATTAAAGATACACTAAATGAACGATCTCACTTTACGGCTAAAATTaatcataatattatacCTGAAAAAACCTGTATTGCTTCAACTTCTAATAAGAGCATTGTGAATGAAAAACAAAATGATATTAGTAGTAATGAAATTTCTAGTACATCAAAATACATTGGagattttcaaaatatttgtaaaactATATACATTGATACTCATtcttctaataaaaataaggtTAAAAAAGTTTCTGAAGAATATTCTATGCCTACACCGAATCCTTTTGCAACATCTAGATcagataatattattaatttttctaaaatagaTTATAGAAGAGATCTCATACCAAAAGACGAACTTCCAGTCAGCCCTGCGAGT gaGGTTATTCCAGAAGTTAATGAtcaaattgataatattattgttagtgataaaattatagaaGAGAATTTATCAATTGATGATTACATTAAACAAGAGGATGAATATTGTCTATTGGCACAAAAAGAAAATCATCCCTTATCTAAAGTTTGGATTACAATAGAGCAGATaagagaaaaatataattattttcaaattacTTCTGGTGAATATGATAATGGCGATAAAGATAGACACGTGGATTTTAAGAAAAGCATATATTATTCTTTGTTTACTTTTTcaagtaaaataaaagaatatattctacgccaaattttgaaaattttcaaaGTAGATATTGATAGGGTTTTAGGAGGTTTCAATGAACCTgatatttattcattatttgataaaatgaatataaagaTCATCGATACTCATCCTCCTTAtgaatctttaaaatttatggaacgactttttaaatttatggGAGAAAGAGAAAATTGTAACAACGAAGAACTTGAGAAAATAGTATTtgctatttataaaattattgttagaTATGGAAAAAATTTGGAATATGAAAATAAGGGAAATGAGAAATTTGcaaaaatattgaaagataattttataaataatgtatcattat atgaattattttatgattcTCGATTCATGAACAATATTGATTTGGCTTTAGATAAAGTTGATATTAAAGTACTGTCAATTATTTATCAGCCAACAATTAGTGAAAGGCAAAA ATGTTTTACAAAAGTAGATTTAGTAAATTACATAGTTTCTTTTTTGATGACTGGTTCAGTTATTTCTAAGGATGAAGTTCAAAATGATGTTCATTACAAAACTATGGCTAGTGAACAGCTATTTGTTTTACATAATTATGAAAATAcaaattacaaatttttttatgactGGAAATTGGATGATCTAAAATACATTTCGGGACTAATAATGatcttaaaatatcaaatgtTTTCTGATGTCAAATTctctttaaatataattcaatttttagaaaagaaATATTCTCATGAGAGACTGGAGACACTAGAAGAATTGTTTTTGTTACAAGAAGAAATATATGCagattattatgaaaaacaATCCAAGGTATATGAACCTGcctatgatatttttattgttgaaAGTCTAAAGAAATACcctaaatttatcaatttactTATGGTATACCTTCGAAGAAGTAGTATACATAAAGACATTCATATAGATACTTCTTTTATTGAATCTTTACAAATATCTAAATTGCCTAAGATGATGGCTATAATTTACAATGAattgttaatatttcaaaaaaaatttaatcagTATGCCAATAACGATGGTACTATCTTTCCAAACTTTGATAAACTTCGTCAAGTTATTCTTAAATATGTTGATGAAATAACTAAAATGACTTTATCACCTCTCATTTGGAAGCTATTACTACAATTAGAACATAAATATGGAAATAAAGAAAGTTTGAAAAGAAGTTTTCTTAAAGGTTTAGAATCTGCTGGTTGGAGTAAAGATTTTTACATTGACTATTTGTCATATGATTCCTCTGCTTTCGACAATGTTTTTCAactttttattgaaaaaggTTTTAGAATCCGATGTTTGAAAGAAGAATTACCCGTATTACTTcaataa